Genomic segment of Sulfitobacter faviae:
AGTATTTAGCGTTTCAGGTGATTTTTTTACCTAAACAACTGTGTCTATCGTAGCGGCGACGATCACAGCCAGACTGGCGATTGGGAGGCACCCCGTGGACTATCAACGCGACATTCGTTTCATCCTTAACGGCACAGAGATGTCTTTGGCTGACGTACCAGCCAGCCAAACCCTTCTCGATTTTCTCCGGCTCGACCGCCGCCTGACCGGGTCAAAGGAAGGCTGCGCCGAAGGCGATTGCGGCGCTTGTACCGTGCTTGTGGGTCGCCTTGGCACTGCCGGCTTGGTGTATGAACCGATCAATGCCTGCATTCGCTTTCTGGCCTCCCTCCACGGGTGCCATGTGGTCACGGTCGAGCATCTCTCCGGCCCAGAGGGTCGGTTGCACCCCGTCCAAGAAGCGATGATCGACCATCACGGCAGCCAATGTGGCTTTTGCACGCCCGGATTTGTCATGTCGCTCTATGCGCTCTGGATGCAGACGCCCGAACCAACGTCGCAAGAGGTTGAAACGGCGTTGCAAGGCAATCTTTGCCGTTGCACCGGCTACGAGCCGATTATTCAGGCGGCTGTGGCCGTGTCGCGCTATGGCACGCCATCGTCGGATTTGCTGAACGCCGAACGCGAAGAGATAACAGCGCGCCTGCAGGCGCTTCATTCCAAAAAACGCATCGTCTCTGGTCCCGAAGATAACCTAAGCATCATTCCGGCGGACGTGGACGATCTGGCCGATTGCCTGTTGAGCTATCCGAACGCCACCATCGTCGCGGGGTCTACCGATGTCGGGCTATGGGTGACAAAGTTCCTACGGCAAATCGGACCTGCGATTTTTACCGGCCATCTGAACGCCTTGAAAACAGTCGAACGACAGGGGGATCAACTGATCATCGGGGCTGGCGCTAGCTATACCGATTGTCAGGCCGTCCTGTCGGAGCACCTGCCACATCTTATCCCATATTGGAACCGTATCGCGGGTTGGCAGGTGCGTAATATGGGCACGGTTGGGGGCAACATCGCGAATGGCTCTCCGATTGGCGATACCCCGCCCGTCCTGATTGCGCTTGGGGCCCAGATCACGCTGCGGCACGGCGATGCCCGTCGCAACATGCCCCTGGAGAAGTTTTTCATCGACTATGGCAAGCAGGATCGCGCAGCGGCGGAATTTGTCGAAAGCATTCAGGTTCCCCTGCCCGGCTCCGACGATTTGAACGCCGCCTACAAAATATCAAAACGGCGTGACGAGGATATCTCATCGGTGGCCGTGGGCATCCATATGACAGTTACCGAAAGCGTGATCAGCAATGCCCGCATTACCTTTGGCGGCATGGCGGCAACGCCTAAACGTGCGAAGGCCGCGGAAACTGCGCTGAACGGTCAGCGCTGGACGCGCGAGATCTTTGAGGCCGCGGCAGCAGCGCTGGCCGAGGATTTCGAACCGCTCACCGATTGGCGCGCCTCTTCGCGGTATCGAAAGCTCACGGCGCAGAACCTGCTGCGCCGGTTCTATCTTGAACAGGATGCGCAGAGCGCCGCTCCCGTTCAACTTATCAACGCTTAATGAAAGGAGACGACAGATGAAAGACAACGTTTCCATCACCGGCACCGCCCACAGCGATCGCATTCACGACAGCGCGTCCAAACATGTGACAGGCGCGGCGGATTACACCGACGATATTGCCCTGCCCGAGGGAACGCTCCACGCCTATTTGGGTGTCTCGGATGTTGCCCATGCGACGCTTTTGGGCATTGATTATACCGAAGTCCTCGCGACCTCCGGTGTGATCGGCGTTTTGACGGCCGACGATGTGCCGGGTGTCAACGACCTGAGCCCGACCGGGCTGAATGATGAGCCGGTTTTCCCCACCGATCTGATCCAATTCCATGGTCAACCGTTGTTCGCGGTGATCGCGAAGACACGCGACATTGCGCGGCGTGCCGCGGAAAAAGCCAAAATCAGTTACGATGGGCTGCCCCATGCGCTTGATCCCATTCAGGCGCAGCAGGCGGGATACCCGCATGTCACCGCTCCGCTGAAACTGGAACGGGGCGATGTCGATAGGGCAATGGAATCTGCAAGCAATCGGATCAAAGGCAGGATCACGGTCGGCGGACAGGATCACATGTATCTTGAAGGGCATATCGCCTTGGCCATTCCCGGGGAGGACGACGATATCGTCGTGCATTCCTCCACGCAGCACCCCTCCGAAGCGCAGCATATGGTGGCGCAGGTGCTCGGTGTGCCCTCGAATGCCGTAGTGGTGAACTTGCGCCGCATGGGCGGTGGGTTCGGCGGCAAAGAAAGCCAGATGAACCTGTTCTGCGCCGTCGCCGCGATGGCCGCGAAAAAGTGGAATCGCGCCGTGAAAATTCGCCCCGACCGGGACCAAGACATGACGGCGACGGGGAAACGTCATGACTTCGTGATCTATTATGACGTTTCTTTCGACGCGGCAGGACGCATCGAAGCGGTGAGCGGCAGCTTTGCTGCACGCTGCGGTTTTTCCGCCGATCTCTCGGGGCCAGTGACCGACCGCGCCCTGTTTCACGCCGATAACGCCTATTTCTACCCGAATGTTCGGCTTGAAAGCCACCCGATGAAAACAAACACCGTCTCCAACACGGCCTTTCGCGGCTTTGGCGGCCCGCAGGGGGTGGTGGCAGCGGAACGCATCATCGAAGAAA
This window contains:
- the xdhA gene encoding xanthine dehydrogenase small subunit; protein product: MDYQRDIRFILNGTEMSLADVPASQTLLDFLRLDRRLTGSKEGCAEGDCGACTVLVGRLGTAGLVYEPINACIRFLASLHGCHVVTVEHLSGPEGRLHPVQEAMIDHHGSQCGFCTPGFVMSLYALWMQTPEPTSQEVETALQGNLCRCTGYEPIIQAAVAVSRYGTPSSDLLNAEREEITARLQALHSKKRIVSGPEDNLSIIPADVDDLADCLLSYPNATIVAGSTDVGLWVTKFLRQIGPAIFTGHLNALKTVERQGDQLIIGAGASYTDCQAVLSEHLPHLIPYWNRIAGWQVRNMGTVGGNIANGSPIGDTPPVLIALGAQITLRHGDARRNMPLEKFFIDYGKQDRAAAEFVESIQVPLPGSDDLNAAYKISKRRDEDISSVAVGIHMTVTESVISNARITFGGMAATPKRAKAAETALNGQRWTREIFEAAAAALAEDFEPLTDWRASSRYRKLTAQNLLRRFYLEQDAQSAAPVQLINA